The genome window ACTTTGTTTGGTACCACTTTTCACTTTTACCACAATCAAATGACATTTTCACAAATACCACTTTATAAATGAGCAAAAGACAATACTATCCTCGCCCTATTTTGCTTCAATCATCGATCCTTTTGAGATCGATCTTTTCTCTCGGAATCAACCGTAGAGATCCGCCGTCTCTCTGTCTCACACAGCGGCAACGAAAGAGATTCAAGAGAATTGCGATTCAAAACCGTCGAGATCCGCCGGCTTGTTGCTGGAAAGCTACGAGTCTTTAATGGAGGCTGTGATCGGTTTGGAGTTTGGAGTAGGCGGTAGTGTGTTTGGAGGTGGTTGTGATGTTGATGGCTGAGGCAGTGGCTGAGGACACAGTAGACGCTGGTTCCACTGCATCTACTGCTATTTCTCGTTGGTGATCGTTTACTTGTTGCTAACGTTGGTGATTCCAAGGCTGTAATTATTGTTCCTGATAACGTTTTCAGGAGCTTTCGATATCGATACAGAATGAGAGTGAAGGATTTACATTCCTCAGCAAGATGGTGCTAGTGATGATATAAAGCCAAGCGCTTTTGCTCCTCATGGTAAAGTTTCAGATGTATAAATCTATGGGTTTTGTTGCGAAAGGTGTTACCTTTTACTTGTGTGTGAGTGATGAATAATGATGttgtagatgatgatgatggaggaGCTGGGAAGTTAGAGTTTCCTTACTTGCCGTTGGGGTATAGATCGGTTCAACAGTCTTTGTGGTCTTCTGTGGCAACTGCCAACAAGCGTGATGATGATAATAAGAAGGGAGAAAAGATTACTTCGCAGCAAAGTAAAGAAGCCTCTCCCGAGGAGTGTGATGAAGCAGTGGAGGGCTGAGTCTGGCTAAAGCCAAAGTTAAAGCGAAGAAATTGGAAGAATCACAGAAGTCTGATGTATCCATTATGCAACGTGTGCGGGCGTTTCTTCTTGGGATAGGTCCTGCTTTGAGAGCTATTGCATCCATAAGCAGGTCAGGATTGTGGCTTTTGTGAGCTGTgtatttgatgatattttttgatattattattaatataagatCTGTTCTGCAGGGAAGATTGGGCCAATAAGCTTCGCCACTGGAAAGATGAATTTAAATCTACGCTGCAGCACTACTGGCTGGGCACAAAGTTGCTCTGGGATGATGTCAGGATTAGTGTTAGGCTGCTTGTCAAACTTGCTAATGGGAAAGGTCTCTCTAGGAGGGAACGACAGCAACTCACTCGAACCACTGCCAACATTTTTAGATTGGTCCTTGTTGCCGTTTTCATTATTGTCCCGTTCATTATTGTCCCGTTAAgctaatttttgtttgttatgatgatataattttactgtacccattataagagtttataagagtttataaaattatctataaggctttctaaataaattattaatgtatactttatttataagagtttataaattcaGTCTATAAGGCTTTATaaggattataaataatttataaggggtatgtatactattaataaaggtttataaaaactttacgAAAgctttataaaacaatttataatggtttgtataataatatataagggtttataagagtatgtaaataatttataaaagtttataaaataatttataaagtttatacacgattataaatgattataaaataatttataaaagtatgTAAATTTCTGAAGCGGTGAAGCCTTACTTGATGTCCGTATGTGCCTCACAATCTGCCAcatatcatcatctctttgcaaaagtatataactatttataaagatttataaaactatttaaaagggtgtataaaactatttacaagaaCATATAGCTATTTATAAGAGTTCATACGTTtttttataagtgtttataaattaatttacaaggtttataaatctatttataaaagtttataattcACCAAATTAATCAATTTTCCACCATTTCAGCAGTGACTCCTTTGAGGTTGTCCATGTTCTGATATCTGAAACCACTCCGAAGTGAGACGAACATCAAGGCAGTAAAGACTCTTGGGCACTTTTTCAGCAGCAATCTGAGCATACTTA of Raphanus sativus cultivar WK10039 unplaced genomic scaffold, ASM80110v3 Scaffold0970, whole genome shotgun sequence contains these proteins:
- the LOC130503471 gene encoding uncharacterized protein LOC130503471: MQRVRAFLLGIGPALRAIASISREDWANKLRHWKDEFKSTLQHYWLGTKLLWDDVRISVRLLVKLANGKGLSRRERQQLTRTTANIFRLVLVAVFIIVPFIIVPLS